In Chryseobacterium camelliae, one DNA window encodes the following:
- a CDS encoding helix-turn-helix domain-containing protein, translating into MDLQKELQILIGQRISEIRAQNKQTQQDLEFLTGIDVAEISKYEKGKRNLTLKTMIKFAAALQVHPKELFEFDFNIEKYKIID; encoded by the coding sequence ATGGATCTTCAAAAAGAATTACAGATTCTAATTGGTCAACGAATATCAGAAATAAGAGCCCAAAATAAACAAACTCAACAGGATTTAGAGTTTCTAACTGGTATTGATGTAGCTGAAATCAGCAAGTACGAAAAGGGCAAAAGAAACCTGACGCTAAAAACTATGATAAAGTTTGCTGCTGCTTTACAAGTTCATCCAAAAGAACTTTTTGAGTTTGATTTTAATATTGAAAAATATAAAATTATTGATTAG